The sequence CCTACTCCAAATCAAAAAGAATCACGGCCTAAACTTTAGTATATTTCATGTGAGATTAGGTTTATTCAATCCAAATCTACAATGATCAATTAAAATATTCTTCTTGAGACTGTCTCATAAGTGTTTTGTGACTAATTTTATGCTCCAGTCACTCGAAGTAAATATACATTTCTTATGTTTCGATATCATTAGATGTGATGAGTCCTTCACatttcaataaaaatttaaagtatatgtTAAAGATACAACaactaaaatttgataatgACATGTCAAAAACAAAACTTCGAATATAACATAAAATAGTAGGTTTCTTGTGAGACGTGTCAACCCtattcatatttacaataaatgcaatacttttggcataagAAATTATACTTTTCATGAGTAATCCAAATAGGAGATCTGTCTTACAAAATTAATTGTAAGATCAtctcacataaatttttgtggaaaaaaaaaaagaagaatccaacatttttgtggaaaaaaaaaagaagaatccAACACAAACATCATTTAACAACCCCACTAGCGTAAGTCAAGTTGCCCCTTGAAAAGGAGGGGAAATAAATCGAGATATGGGTATTCTTTTCTTGAAATAGATTCTTATTTAGCGAGACTCCAAAAAGGAAAGTAATTTATGTAAAATAATTTTCTATCGCAAACGGGGTTGGTGAAgtggttaaaatattttctttttctttttttttttctgtttatAAATACAAACCATTTCCCCACACTTTTCTCCAAACCCCATCCATCATCACTCCCTTTCTCCACAAACAACTTTCCTGTTTCCGCCACCCTTTTCCTCCGCCGCAACCACCACCGAAGCCATGCCGACGGTTCCCGGAGATGTCGTATGCGTCACCGGCGCAGGCGGATTCATTGCTTCTTGGCTCGTCAAGCTGCTTCTTGAAAAGGGATATACAGTAAGAGGCACTGTCAGAAATCCaggtgaaaaaatattttttttcctgcATTTTTGCATGGAATTACGATGTATTATATTGTTTGAACTTCATTTATTCACGTTGGCTCGTAGATGACCCGAAGAATGCACATTTGAGGGAGCTGGAAGGCGCCGATGAGAGGCTGATTCTGTGCAAGGCGAATCTTGATGATTATGAGAGCTTACGCGCAGCCATTAATGGCTGCAATGGTGTTTTCCACACTGCATCACCCGTCACCGATGATCCCGTAAGCTTTCGTGAAGTCTTTTATATTTCGAAAATGCTTTAAATTTGTTCCTATATTTCTTTTCTTGTCACAGTTCACAAATCTTTCaacttaattaataatataaagtaCATTTCTTTGTTCTAATTCAAAATAAtccaaactctaaaaattccaCCAAATATCTCAATCAATTCCATTGCTATAAAATttctattaaatttatttttatattttatgtgtTAAGTATGGTTATGAAAAACTATGCTGAAGTAATCTTCACTCTTTtctcaattaaaaataaataatgggATCAAAAGTGGCATCGGTACTGGAGGTGCTATTGGTAGGGCCACCTTCTCAAAAGAGCAAACAACTCAATAtattttatagatatatttaaattttttatgtagaaagaaatattatcttgtcaaatatttcaatttatttgaagAAAGAGTTTATGAGAATCACGAAATGTCTGATTAGCGTGTGACTGTCATTTAAGTAAAATACTAGCAAAAGTTATTTTCTAGACAACCACAactaattatatttattttactttatgtatgtatgtatgtatacaaGCATGTCTAATATGTGATCCACAATATAATTGTGTGATTCAGGAACAAATGGTGGAGCCCGCGGTGGTTGGGACCAAGAATGTGATAACCGCCGCGGCGGAGGCCAACGTCCGCCGCGTCGTGTTAACCTCGTCGATCGGCGCCGTGTACATGGACCCAAACAGAGCCCCTGACAAAGTTGTGGATGAATCTTGCTGGAGTGACCTCGATTTCTGTAAAAATACTAAGGTTGCACACATGATAATTCCGTCGTATTAATACCTACATACCATCTATTAATGTCTAGTGTGACATGAATCAGATCGAACCGAACCAATTTTCAAAATAGTACTCTCCGTTGACTAACAAACCATCGAACAAAATAACTTAGTTTGAACTCTGCTTGAAAAGAAATTCAAACTTGTTTAGTTTgaattcgataatttcaaatatgagcatattatattattatttttattaattttgtaatttcctataatttagaattggtactgcTATGGAAAAGCCGTGGCTGAACAAGCAGCATGGGATACAGCTAAGGAGCTAGGAGTGGACCTCGTAGCAATCAACCCTGTGTTAGTGCTCGGCCCACTGTTGCAGCCTACCGTTAATGCTAGTGTTCTCCACATTCTCAAGTACTTAACTGGCTCCGCAAAAACTTATGCTAACTCTGTCCAAGCCTATGTCCATGTCAAGGATGTAG comes from Henckelia pumila isolate YLH828 chromosome 4, ASM3356847v2, whole genome shotgun sequence and encodes:
- the LOC140894404 gene encoding cinnamoyl-CoA reductase 1 — encoded protein: MPTVPGDVVCVTGAGGFIASWLVKLLLEKGYTVRGTVRNPDDPKNAHLRELEGADERLILCKANLDDYESLRAAINGCNGVFHTASPVTDDPEQMVEPAVVGTKNVITAAAEANVRRVVLTSSIGAVYMDPNRAPDKVVDESCWSDLDFCKNTKNWYCYGKAVAEQAAWDTAKELGVDLVAINPVLVLGPLLQPTVNASVLHILKYLTGSAKTYANSVQAYVHVKDVALAHILLFESPAASGRHLCAESVLHRAEVVDILAKFFPEYPVPLKCSDEKNPRKKPYKFSNQKLKDLGLEFTPVKQSLYDSVKSLQEKGHLSIPAQTDEPIRIQS